A genomic window from Camelina sativa cultivar DH55 chromosome 2, Cs, whole genome shotgun sequence includes:
- the LOC104735182 gene encoding uncharacterized protein LOC104735182 isoform X1: MEETKSGGGGVRLHVGGLGESVGRDDLLKIFSPMGTVDAVEFVRTKGRSFAYIDFSPSSEKSLSKLFCTYNGCVWKGGRLHLEKAKEHYLARLKREWEEASSPKDDTTIKAPPSDSEPSTHLNIFFPRLRKVRAMPLSGTGKHKYSFQRVPLTSSLPKSFCDCEEHSNNSLTPRETHLHDLDALNVGINEDEVNVMNSVMNKLFQKHNIPTSEQVPEEDNDEIDADQDNLVINVVSSGNDMGKAEMDMLSRKRKSILNETTQSGKGYGEGRKGNHIHPSKKRQTISQEESGRLESSLATREKKKPSEVVPDKSSDEPSRTTGVKRSNDNISWSQKSSWKSLMANGDSSDFSVSSFLPGVSSSKAVQPAPHNTDLTGFPSRENLKGKTKSKRLTSTVMAADLPVSDDIKRDDSDIIADDIERDDSDAGEDDAASDSMADDTASDSLVERDDSDAMEDDAASESMADDTASDALVEGDDSDAGEDDAASDSMVEKDDSDAAEDDAASDSMVERDDSDAVEDDAASDSMVERDDSDAVEDDAGSDSLVEMDDSDAVEDDAASDSMADDTASDALVERDDGDTTEYETANESMADDPASDSVADDTASDAVDSDDSESLSDTVEAVPLEFVANTEGNRGNMKSNAGKHENVAEDLNSEKESLVVKEDVVEEEEAGKEPLKASNNKSTGGSSWLQKASWTQLVSDKNTPSFSITQLFPDLSTDKGEAAKVINNVEHQTASAMKQTEFTCSSGGFVTAGVPVDSTPVRSLDENRQRLNSKNLSGGRLGAKKKTFKRKVGSGETCTFMRSSTSLKEWAKAKKALSEPRRKKNSEE; encoded by the exons ATGGAGGAAACAAAAAGCGGCGGCGGCGGTGTTAGGCTTCACGTCGGAGGATTGGGAGAAAGCGTTGGAAGAGATGATCTACTCAAGATCTTCTCTCCGATGGGAACTGTTGATGCTGTCGAATTCGTTAGGACTAAAGGTCGTTCCTTTGCCTACATCGACTTCTCTCCATCGTCCGAAAAATCCCTCAGCAAGCTCTTCTGCACG TATAATGGATGTGTATGGAAAGGAGGGAGGTTACATCTGGAGAAAGCTAAAGAGCATTATCTAGCTCGGTTGAAGCGAGAGTGGGAAGAGGCGTCTTCTCCTAAAGATGATACCACCATAAAAGCTCCTCCTTCTGATTCAGAACCTTCCACTCATCTTAACATCTTCTTTCCCAGACTCAGAAAG GTGAGAGCTATGCCACTTAGTGGAACTGGAAAACATAAGTATAGTTTTCAGCGTGTTCCATTGACGTCTTCTCTTCCAAAGAGCTTTTGTGATTGTGAAGAGCACTCTAACAACTCTCTCACTCCTCGGGAAACACATCTTCATGATCTAGACGCGCTTAATGTGGGAATAAACGAAGACGAGGTGAATGTTATGAACTCCGTGATGAATAAGCTCTTTCAGAAACACAACATTCCAACTAGTGAGCAGGTCCCTGAAGAAGACAATGATGAGATTGATGCAGACCAAGATAACCTTGTCATCAATGTGGTATCTAGTGGGAACGATATGGGGAAGGCAGAGATGGATATGTTGTCTAGGAAACGG AAATCAATTCTCAACGAAACAACACAAAGTGGAAAAGGATATGGTGAAGGAAGAAAAGGGAACCACATTCACCCTAGCAAAAAAAGGCAAACAATCAGCCAAGAGGAAAGTGGACGACTGGAATCTTCTCTGGCCACACGTGAAAAGAAGAAGCCTTCTGAAGTGGTACCGGATAAATCATCAGATGAACCGAGCAGAACAACAGGTGTCAAGCGGTCTAATGACAATATTTCCTGGTCCCAAAAGTCGTCCTGGAAATCACTTATGGCCAATGGGGACAGCAGTGATTTTAGTGTATCTAGTTTCTTGCCAGGTGTTAGCTCCAGTAAAGCAGTACAACCTGCACCACACAACACTGATCTTACTGGGTTTCCTAGCCGAGAAAATTTGAAGGGGAAGACAAAAAGTAAGCGCCTAACTTCTACAGTCATGGCAGCGGATTTACCCGTGTCAGATGACATAAAGAGGGATGATAGTGACATTATAGCAGATGATATAGAGAGGGATGATAGTGATGCTGGGGAAGATGACGCAGCTAGTGACTCTATGGCAGATGACACAGCTAGTGACTCTTTGGTTGAGAGGGATGATAGTGATGCTATGGAAGATGACGCAGCTAGTGAGTCTATGGCAGATGACACAGCTAGTGACGCTTTGGTTGAGGGGGATGATAGTGATGCTGGGGAAGATGACGCAGCTAGTGACTCTATGGTTGAGAAGGATGATAGTGATGCTGCGGAAGATGACGCAGCTAGTGACTCTATGGTTGAGAGGGATGATAGTGATGCTGTGGAAGATGACGCAGCTAGTGACTCTATGGTTGAGAGGGATGATAGTGATGCTGTGGAAGATGACGCAGGTAGTGACTCCTTGGTTGAGATGGATGATAGTGATGCTGTGGAAGATGACGCAGCTAGTGACTCTATGGCAGATGACACAGCTAGTGACGCTTTGGTTGAGAGGGATGATGGTGATACTACTGAATATGAAACAGCTAATGAGTCCATGGCTGATGATCCAGCTAGTGACTCTGTGGCAGATGACACAGCTAGTGACGCTGTAGATTCAGACGACTCAGAATCACTTTCAGATACTGTTGAAGCGGTACCCCTGGAATTTGTTGCAAACACCGAGGGCAATAGGGGGAACATGAAGTCGAATGCGGGAAAGCATGAAAATGTAGCAGAGGATTTGAATTCGGAAAAGGAAAGCTTAGTCGTCAAGGAAGatgttgtagaagaagaagaggcggGGAAAGAACCACTGAAAGCTTCTAACAACAAGTCAACAGGAGGTTCTTCATGGCTTCAGAAGGCTTCATGGACTCAGCTGGTTAGCGACAAAAATACGCCTTCATTCAGTATAACTCAACTCTTCCCAGATCTAAGTACTGACAAGGGCGAAGCAGCTAAAGTGATCAACAATGTAGAACACCAGACTGCAAGTGCAATGAAACAAACAGAATTCACATGTAGCAGCGGTGGCTTTGTGACTGCGGGAGTCCCTGTGGATAGTACCCCTGTGAGAAGTTTAGATGAGAATCGGCAGCGTCTGAATAGTAAAAATTTGAGTGGAGGCAGATTGGgtgcgaagaagaagacatttaAGAGAAAGGTTGGGTCGGGGGAGACATGCACTTTTATGAGAAGCTCGACTTCTTTGAAAGAGTGGGCAAAGGCTAAGAAGGCATTGAGTGAGCCcaggagaaagaaaaatagtgaAGAATGA
- the LOC104735182 gene encoding uncharacterized protein LOC104735182 isoform X2, giving the protein MEETKSGGGGVRLHVGGLGESVGRDDLLKIFSPMGTVDAVEFVRTKGRSFAYIDFSPSSEKSLSKLFCTYNGCVWKGGRLHLEKAKEHYLARLKREWEEASSPKDDTTIKAPPSDSEPSTHLNIFFPRLRKVRAMPLSGTGKHKYSFQRVPLTSSLPKSFCDCEEHSNNSLTPRETHLHDLDALNVGINEDEVNVMNSVMNKLFQKHNIPTSEQVPEEDNDEIDADQDNLVINVVSSGNDMGKAEMDMLSRKRKSILNETTQSGKGYGEGRKGNHIHPSKKRQTISQEESGRLESSLATREKKKPSEVVPDKSSDEPSRTTGVKRSNDNISWSQKSSWKSLMANGDSSDFSVSSFLPGVSSSKAVQPAPHNTDLTGFPSRENLKGKTKSKRLTSTVMAADLPVSDDIKRDDSDIIADDIERDDSDAGEDDAASDSMADDTASDSLVERDDSDAMEDDAASESMADDTASDALVEGDDSDAGEDDAASDSMVEKDDSDAAEDDAASDSMVERDDSDAVEDDAASDSMVERDDSDAVEDDAASDSMADDTASDALVERDDGDTTEYETANESMADDPASDSVADDTASDAVDSDDSESLSDTVEAVPLEFVANTEGNRGNMKSNAGKHENVAEDLNSEKESLVVKEDVVEEEEAGKEPLKASNNKSTGGSSWLQKASWTQLVSDKNTPSFSITQLFPDLSTDKGEAAKVINNVEHQTASAMKQTEFTCSSGGFVTAGVPVDSTPVRSLDENRQRLNSKNLSGGRLGAKKKTFKRKVGSGETCTFMRSSTSLKEWAKAKKALSEPRRKKNSEE; this is encoded by the exons ATGGAGGAAACAAAAAGCGGCGGCGGCGGTGTTAGGCTTCACGTCGGAGGATTGGGAGAAAGCGTTGGAAGAGATGATCTACTCAAGATCTTCTCTCCGATGGGAACTGTTGATGCTGTCGAATTCGTTAGGACTAAAGGTCGTTCCTTTGCCTACATCGACTTCTCTCCATCGTCCGAAAAATCCCTCAGCAAGCTCTTCTGCACG TATAATGGATGTGTATGGAAAGGAGGGAGGTTACATCTGGAGAAAGCTAAAGAGCATTATCTAGCTCGGTTGAAGCGAGAGTGGGAAGAGGCGTCTTCTCCTAAAGATGATACCACCATAAAAGCTCCTCCTTCTGATTCAGAACCTTCCACTCATCTTAACATCTTCTTTCCCAGACTCAGAAAG GTGAGAGCTATGCCACTTAGTGGAACTGGAAAACATAAGTATAGTTTTCAGCGTGTTCCATTGACGTCTTCTCTTCCAAAGAGCTTTTGTGATTGTGAAGAGCACTCTAACAACTCTCTCACTCCTCGGGAAACACATCTTCATGATCTAGACGCGCTTAATGTGGGAATAAACGAAGACGAGGTGAATGTTATGAACTCCGTGATGAATAAGCTCTTTCAGAAACACAACATTCCAACTAGTGAGCAGGTCCCTGAAGAAGACAATGATGAGATTGATGCAGACCAAGATAACCTTGTCATCAATGTGGTATCTAGTGGGAACGATATGGGGAAGGCAGAGATGGATATGTTGTCTAGGAAACGG AAATCAATTCTCAACGAAACAACACAAAGTGGAAAAGGATATGGTGAAGGAAGAAAAGGGAACCACATTCACCCTAGCAAAAAAAGGCAAACAATCAGCCAAGAGGAAAGTGGACGACTGGAATCTTCTCTGGCCACACGTGAAAAGAAGAAGCCTTCTGAAGTGGTACCGGATAAATCATCAGATGAACCGAGCAGAACAACAGGTGTCAAGCGGTCTAATGACAATATTTCCTGGTCCCAAAAGTCGTCCTGGAAATCACTTATGGCCAATGGGGACAGCAGTGATTTTAGTGTATCTAGTTTCTTGCCAGGTGTTAGCTCCAGTAAAGCAGTACAACCTGCACCACACAACACTGATCTTACTGGGTTTCCTAGCCGAGAAAATTTGAAGGGGAAGACAAAAAGTAAGCGCCTAACTTCTACAGTCATGGCAGCGGATTTACCCGTGTCAGATGACATAAAGAGGGATGATAGTGACATTATAGCAGATGATATAGAGAGGGATGATAGTGATGCTGGGGAAGATGACGCAGCTAGTGACTCTATGGCAGATGACACAGCTAGTGACTCTTTGGTTGAGAGGGATGATAGTGATGCTATGGAAGATGACGCAGCTAGTGAGTCTATGGCAGATGACACAGCTAGTGACGCTTTGGTTGAGGGGGATGATAGTGATGCTGGGGAAGATGACGCAGCTAGTGACTCTATGGTTGAGAAGGATGATAGTGATGCTGCGGAAGATGACGCAGCTAGTGACTCTATGGTTGAGAGGGATGATAGTGATGCTGTGGAAGATGACGCAGCTAGTGACTCTATGGTTGAGAGGGATGATAGTGATGCTGTGGAAGATGACGCAG CTAGTGACTCTATGGCAGATGACACAGCTAGTGACGCTTTGGTTGAGAGGGATGATGGTGATACTACTGAATATGAAACAGCTAATGAGTCCATGGCTGATGATCCAGCTAGTGACTCTGTGGCAGATGACACAGCTAGTGACGCTGTAGATTCAGACGACTCAGAATCACTTTCAGATACTGTTGAAGCGGTACCCCTGGAATTTGTTGCAAACACCGAGGGCAATAGGGGGAACATGAAGTCGAATGCGGGAAAGCATGAAAATGTAGCAGAGGATTTGAATTCGGAAAAGGAAAGCTTAGTCGTCAAGGAAGatgttgtagaagaagaagaggcggGGAAAGAACCACTGAAAGCTTCTAACAACAAGTCAACAGGAGGTTCTTCATGGCTTCAGAAGGCTTCATGGACTCAGCTGGTTAGCGACAAAAATACGCCTTCATTCAGTATAACTCAACTCTTCCCAGATCTAAGTACTGACAAGGGCGAAGCAGCTAAAGTGATCAACAATGTAGAACACCAGACTGCAAGTGCAATGAAACAAACAGAATTCACATGTAGCAGCGGTGGCTTTGTGACTGCGGGAGTCCCTGTGGATAGTACCCCTGTGAGAAGTTTAGATGAGAATCGGCAGCGTCTGAATAGTAAAAATTTGAGTGGAGGCAGATTGGgtgcgaagaagaagacatttaAGAGAAAGGTTGGGTCGGGGGAGACATGCACTTTTATGAGAAGCTCGACTTCTTTGAAAGAGTGGGCAAAGGCTAAGAAGGCATTGAGTGAGCCcaggagaaagaaaaatagtgaAGAATGA
- the LOC109124462 gene encoding uncharacterized protein LOC109124462 → MRRFGAGNRSVSKLVFTICVALLFIPSLSYGAPHGKRNTAKSSVFSLFNLRDKSRFWSESVIRTDFDDLESSVHPNSGVLNYTKSGNIASYLDLMEVDSVYLPVPVNFIFIGFEGKGNQDFKLRPEELERWFNKFDHMFEHTRVPQSKEVLNPFYKTNIEKEVKHHLPIISRVNYNFSVHAIQMGEKVTSVIERAINVLVRKDDVSPNRDEESALWQVDVEMMEFIFTSLVEYLHLEDAYNVFILNPKHDDIKKARYGYRRGFSESEISYLKENKDSVKKLLQSGKPSENILAFDVVRKPLYQRHPMLKFSWTNAEETDTSEWYNAWQDALNKLEQLSHGKDAAELIQSKVLQLLKGKNEDMKVFLEKDLRAGDFSNLDSECLTDIWIGKGRWAFIDLTAGPFSWGPSVGGEGVRTELSLPNVGKTIGAVAEISEDEAEDKLQAAIQDKFSVFGENDHQAVDILLAEIDVYELFAFKHCKGRKVKLALCEELDERMRDLKTELQSFDGEEYDETHKRKAMDALKRMESWNLFRDEHEEFQSYTVARDTFLAHLGATLWGSMRHIISPSVADGAFHHYEKISFQLVFITQEKVRQIKQLPVDLNAIMDGLSSLLLPSQKPMFSQHMLTLSEDPALAMAFSVARRAAAVPLLLVNGTYRKTVRSYLDSSILQYQLQRLNDHTPLKGGHAHSRSTLEIPIFWLINGDPLLIDKHYQAKALSNMVVVVQSEASSWESHLQCNGRSLLWDLRSPVKAAMASVAEHLAGLLPLHLVYSVAHESAIEDWTWSVGCNPLSITSQGWRLSLFQSDTIARSYIITALEESIQAVNSGIHLLRLERTNKKTFKLFRSRERELMNKYKYVVSLWRRLSNVAGETRYGDAMRFLYTLEEATNSFVREVNATVGVLHPIHCTKERKVKVEVDMTTIPAFIIVAILLYVVLKPRAPKPKIN, encoded by the exons ATGCGCAGATTCGGGGCTGGGAACAGATCCGTTTCCAAGCTCGTTTTCACCATTTGTGTTGCTCTCCTG TTCATACCATCTCTATCATATGGAGCTCCACATGGAAAACGCAATACGGCAAAGTCTTCTGTTTTTTCCTTGTTCAATCTTAGGGACAAAAGCAGATTTTGGAGCGAGTCTGTCATTCGTACTG attttgatgatttggagTCCTCAGTCCATCCGAATTCTGGTGTTCTGAATTACACCAAGTCAG GAAATATTGCGAGTTACCTAGACCTTATGGAAGTCGATTCTGTCTATCTTCCCGTGCCAGTTAATTTTATCTTCATTGGGTTTGAAGGAAAAGGAAACCAAG ACTTCAAACTCCGTCCCGAGGAACTTGAGCGTTGGTTTAATAAATTTGATCACATGTTTGAACATACACGAGTTCCACAAAGCAAAGAAGTTCTCAATCCCTTTTACAAGACTAACATTGAAAAGGAGGTGAAACACCATCTTCCTATCATCAGTCGCGTGAACTACAA CTTTTCTGTTCATGCTATACAAATGGGAGAAAAGGTGACATCAGTGATTGAACGCGCCATCAATGTTTTAGTACGTAAAGATGACGTGTCTCCCAATAG GGATGAGGAAAGTGCTCTATGGCAAGTGGATGTCGAGATGATGGAATTCATTTTCACTAGCCTTGTCGAATATCTTCATCTCGAGGATGCATACAACGTATTTATTTTGAATCCCAAACATGATGATATTAAAAAAGCCAGATATGGATACCG GAGAGGGTTCTCAGAGTCAGAGATATCTTATCTAAAAGAG AACAAGGACAGTGTTAAAAAACTTCTTCAGTCTGGGAAGCCGTCAGAAAATATATTAG CATTTGATGTGGTGAGGAAGCCATTATACCAAAGACATCCAATGCTGAAATTTTCCTGGACTAATGCAGAGGAGACTGATACG TCCGAGTGGTACAATGCATGGCAGGATGCTCTTAATAAGTTGGAACAGCTATCTCATGGTAAAGATGCAGCCGAACTCATTCAGAGTAAGGTTTTGCAG TTGCTTAAAGGGAAAAATGAAGATATGAAGGTGTTTCTAGAAAAGGATTTAAGAGCTGGAGACTTTAGCAATCTTGACTCAGAATGTCTGACTGATATCTGGATCGGAAAGGGCAG GTGGGCATTCATCGACTTAACTGCTGGTCCTTTTTCATGGGGACCTTCGGTCGGTGGGGAAGGAGTGCGAACCGAACTTAGTTTGCCAAATGTGGGAAAGACTATTGGTGCTGTTGCAG AAATATCtgaagatgaagcagaagatAAACTGCAAGCTGCAATTCAGGATAAATTTTCTGTGTTTGGAGAG AATGACCATCAGGCTGTTGACATTCTTCTAGCAGAAATTGATGTATATGAACTATTTGCTTTCAAGCACTGCAAGGGAAGGAAAGTGAAACTTGCTCTTTGTGAAG AACTTGATGAAAGAATGCGGGATTTAAAAACTGAGCTCCAGTCATTTGACGGAGAGGAATATGATGAGACTCACAAGAGAAAAGCCATGGATGCACTAAAACGAATGGAGAGCTGGAATTTGTTTAGAGATGAACATGAG GAGTTCCAAAGTTACACAGTTGCACGCGATACTTTCCTTGCACATTTAGGTGCTACTCTCTGGGGATCTATGAGACATATAATATCACCCTCAGTTGCTGATGGTGCATTTCATCATTATGAGAAAATCTCTTTTCAGCTTGTCTTCATCACCCAAGAG AAAGTTCGACAAATCAAACAGCTGCCGGTGGATCTCAATGCCATCATGGATGGGCTTTCTTCGCTGTTGTTACCTTCTCAGAAGCCTATGTTCAGCCAGCATAT GTTAACACTCTCTGAGGATCCTGCATTGGCTATGGCTTTTTCAGTAGCCCGAAGGGCAGCAGCTGTCCCTCTATTGCTTGTCAATGGAACTTACCGGAAGACTGTTCGTTCATATCTTGATTCATCAATCCTCCAGTACCAATTACAAAGGCTGAACGATCACACTCCCCTTAAAG GAGGTCATGCCCACAGCAGGTCTACTCTTGAAATTCCTATCTTTTGGCTCATCAATGGCGATCCGCTCCTGATTGACAAGCATTATCAAGCGAAGGCACTTTCAAATATGGTCGTTGTTGTTCAGTCGGAGGCATCTTCATGGGAGAGCCATTTGCAATGCAACGGAAGATCACTTTTATGGGATCTAAG GAGCCCGGTGAAAGCAGCCATGGCTTCTGTTGCCGAACATCTAGCTGGATTGcttcctcttcatcttgtcTACAGTGTAGCTCATGAAAGTGCAATTGAG GACTGGACATGGTCAGTAGGTTGCAATCCCTTATCCATCACTTCTCAAGGTTGGCGCCTTTCATTATTTCAATCTGACACAATTGCCCGGAGCTATATCATTACGGCGCTTGAAGAATCAATACAAGCAGTCAATTCAGGGATTCATCTTCTGCGGCTGGAGCGAACGA ataaaaaaacgTTCAAGCTATTCCGATCGAGGGAACGTGAGCTGATGAACAAGTACAAGTATGTGGTTAGCCTGTGGAGACGG CTTTCGAATGTTGCGGGAGAAACACGATATGGTGATGCCATGAGATTTCTATATACCTTAGAGGAAGCTACGAACTC ATTCGTAAGAGAAGTGAATGCAACAGTGGGGGTCTTGCACCCAATTCACTGCACAAAAGAGAGGAAGGTGAAAGTAGAAGTAGACATGACCACAATTCCAGCCTTTATCATAGTTGCGATTCTTCTTTACGTTGTCTTAAAGCCAAGAGCTCCTAAGCCAAAAATCAACTGA
- the LOC104735163 gene encoding glucan endo-1,3-beta-glucosidase 6-like yields the protein MMGWGSLLLLLSVAVLCQRASSIGANWGTQASHPLPPDIVVRMLRENGIQKVKLFDAEYDTLRALGKSGIEVMVGIPNEMLASLASSLKAAEKWVAKNVSVHISTDKVNIRYVAVGNEPFLSTYNGSYLSTTFPALRNIQIAIIKAGLQNQVKVTCPLNADVYESSTTFPSGGDFRANIRDLMITIVKFLSENGGPFTVNIYPFISLYNDANFPVDYAFFDGNSQPVSDGGTYYYNMFDANYDTLVHALEKNGFGNMPIIIGEIGWPTDGDKNANLDYARKFNQGFMAHISGGKGTPRRPGPIDAYLFSLIDEDAKSVQPGYFERHWGIFTFDGLPKYALNLGTTNTGALIQAKGVRYLQRKWCVMKPNVKLDDPQVAPSVSYACSRGDCTSLGVGTSCADLDGKQNISYAFNSYFQINDQLDTACKFPNISEVTKTDPSSGMCRFPIMIEPYYGGASREQRLFFPLLMAAAIALSIF from the exons ATGATGGGTTGGGGTTCGTTGTTACTATTATTGTCGGTGGCGGTGTTATGTCAGAGGGCAAGTTCAATTGGAGCTAACTGGGGCACACAGGCGTCGCACCCTCTTCCACCGGACATAGTGGTGCGGATGCTTCGAGAGAATGGTATTCAGAAAGTGAAACTCTTTGACGCGGAATACGACACTCTCAGAGCTTTGGGCAAATCAGGTATAGAGGTTATGGTCGGTATTCCCAATGAGATGCTTGCTTCTCTCGCCTCTAGCCTCAAAGCCGCTGAGAAATGGGTTGCTAAAAATGTCTCAGTTCACATCTCCACCGATAAAGTTAACATCAG ATATGTAGCTGTGGGTAATGAACCTTTCTTGTCGACTTATAACGGGAGCTATCTGAGTACTACTTTCCCTGCGTTGAGGAACATTCAAATTGCAATTATAAAGGCTGGTCTTCAGAACCAAGTGAAGGTCACATGTCCCTTGAACGCTGATGTATATGAAAGCTCAACCACTTTTCCTTCTGGAGGTGATTTCAGAGCTAATATCCGTGATCTCATGATCACTATAGTCAAGTTCTTAAGCGAAAATGGCGGTCCTTTCACTGTTAACATCTATCCCTTCATCAGTCTTTACAACGACGCCAACTTCCCAGTGGATTACGCTTTCTTTGATGGAAACTCACAGCCAGTGAGTGATGGTGGGACTTACTATTACAACATGTTTGATGCAAATTATGACACTCTAGTGCATGCCCTCGAGAAGAATGGGTTTGGTAACATGCCTATCATAATTGGGGAGATTGGGTGGCCTACTGATGGAGACAAGAATGCGAACTTGGACTATGCTAGGAAGTTCAACCAAGGCTTCATGGCCCATATCTCAGGTGGGAAAGGGACTCCGAGGAGGCCTGGTCCTATCGATGCATACTTGTTCAGCTTGATAGATGAGGACGCCAAAAGTGTTCAGCCGGGGTACTTTGAGCGACACTGGGGGATATTCACATTTGATGGCTTACCTAAATACGCCTTGAACCTAGGGACAACCAACACAGGAGCTCTGATCCAGGCAAAAGGAGTACGTTACCTACAGAGGAAATGGTGTGTGATGAAGCCAAACGTGAAGCTGGATGATCCACAGGTGGCTCCCAGCGTGAGCTATGCATGTAGTCGTGGGGACTGCACCAGTCTCGGGGTTGGGACTTCATGTGCGGATCTGGACGGAAAGCAAAACATATCGTATGCATTCAACAGTTACTTTCAGATAAATGACCAGCTTGATACGGCTTGTAAGTTTCCAAACATATCAGAGGTGACCAAGACGGATCCTTCAAGTGGAATGTGCAGATTTCCGATTATGATAGAGCCTTACTACGGTGGGGCTTCCCGGGAACAGAGGCTCTTCTTTCCACTACTGATGGCTGCTGCCATCGCACTCTCTATTTTTTGA
- the LOC104735191 gene encoding uncharacterized protein LOC104735191: protein MEREEEKTKEGSSYRYWVREATADAAPPPLPQKLSNNDVALNAAAPASLGSLWNRAGTWEEKNLTKWATDRLKELLGSVGSLQFSSGKAEIIDINRCVGDAFLVTVRNKKRVGYTYELSLKVEGEWSFEENMKKVKGSLEIPEFSFGELDDLEVDVKLSEDKELSQQLKHLIRLDMKQFLEPIRLKLGQFEQELKDR from the exons atggagagagaggaggagaagacgAAAGAGGGCTCATCGTATAGGTATTGGGTGAGAGAAGCCACAGCAGATgcagctcctcctcctctgccCCAGAAGCTCAGCAACAACGACGTCGCTCTCAATGCTGCTGCTCCTGCGTCCCTTGGCTCTCTCTGGAATCGg GCTGGCACTTGGGAGGAGAAAAATCTCACCAAATGGGCTACTGACCGTTTAAAG GAGCTGTTGGGATCAGTGGGTTCATTGCAATTCTCTTCTGGCAAAGCTGAGATTATAGATATTAACAGATGCGTTGGAGAT GCTTTCTTAGTCACAGTTCGGAACAAGAAAAGAGTTGGCTATACTTACGAGCTTTCCCTTAAAGTTGAGG GGGAGTGGTCATTTGAAGAGAATATGAAGAAGGTGAAGGGGAGCCTTGAGATTCCTGAGTTTTCATTCGGCGAGCTTGATGATCTTGAG GTAGATGTGAAGCTCAGCGAAGACAAGGAACTTTCCCAGCAGCTGAAGCACCTTATTAGGTTGGATATGAAGCAGTTCTTGGAGCCTATACGCCTGAAACTCGGCCAGTTCGAACAGGAACTCAAAGATAGATAG